GTCCGAGCCTGTTTGAGAGAAAATGGCCTATTCGGCCGTTCCAAACAGATCTGGATGGGGATGCTTTAAGATTCGTGCTACGCAAAGCAAATACCAGTAAACACATGCTACTCAAACATGTCAAATTTACATTGAACGGTCGTGATTTAGGGGAATACAGGCTAGCAAACGCGTGCTTGGGGACTCGCTGCTGCTACGTTACCAAAGAGACAAACGTACTACTTGAGGCGCATTGCCTAggtaagaaaaaaaaactacttgaGGCGCTTATCGGAGGCGAATCTCGCCCGAGAAGACGCCGCACCGTATCACTCTCAAGTGAGAAACCCGTTCTCCCCCGAGTCGGACGTCGCCGGCAGATTATCACCCCTGCCCCACAGCGCTGCAGCCTCCAGCGGATGCGACCGCACGACCCATTCGCCACGATGCTTCTCCTTGCTCTCCGCATCAATAATCCCACTCCCACCGTCGTTACGTAACGTGCGCCACTCTGCGTATGCAACAAACAAACACGATGCCGGTTAGTGTACACGTTCAAGTGCCAAATCGTCGGTAATCATAGAGGAAGGAGAGCATCCAAATATTCCGGCTCGCCGTTCACACACCCATCCCATCGGCGCCAGCGCTGGACGGGCACGGCGAGACGAGAGGAGCGAGTCTCTCCAGGGGACGCACGCGGAGCACAGGACAAAGACAAAGCCGTGACATTTCTATGGACTACGGGGCCTCGGGAGCAGAAACCGAGGGGGAAACAGCCACTCCAGATTTGTCACCACGCCACCATCACATCCATGCGCTGCGCTTTATATGCCTGACACTCTGACCACATATCCGCCCACGAGCAACTGGTCTGCACACCCACCCAGTGGCCCGCCCCTCCTCTCTTCGTCTTCCTCTCGCAGCTTGCAGCAATGGCCGGAGCACCGCTGCTTCTTCTTCTCGCGGCGGTGTGCCTCGCGTGCTTCGCCCCCGGCGCCAATGCGGCGGGGAGGAAGATGGTCGGCGTCTACGAGCTCAGCAAGGGAGATTTCTCTGCCAAGGTCACCAACTGGGGCGCCACCGTCACCTCCGTCGTCTTTCCGGATTCCAAAGGTGTGTCTTGGGATTCCGCTATGCTTCATGTTCTTGGATCTTGCGATGCTTTTGTGCCCGCCATCAGGAAGGAATTCTGCCTGAGCTTTTCTTTTTCTCTGTCAGGGAATTTGGGTGATGTTGTCCTTGGCTATGACACCATCGGTGAATATGTTGTAAGTTCACACACTCGATCATTCTCATCCATAAACCCACTCTTCTTTACTGATTAGTATTCTTCAGTTTTGGCATCCTAGATTGGTGTAGATTGTAGAACAGCGTAACGTACAGACAATACGGAGTACATTTTTCTATCTAGGAAAGAAGATACATTCATCTTAATTGTAGATTATTTTTTTGCATTTCGAAACGGCAGGGAAGTATCAAGCTCATCAATTCATTTAGAATCCGTCTCGCCGGCTTCAATATTGCGAGTTAAAATTTTCCAGACAAGGTGGTCCACCTGTTAAGACACACTCCCTCTTGAACTAAAACCAGGTCACTTATTTGGGAGGGAGGGGTACTAGAAAACAATCAGCACACAAACTATGTTGCAATCGCCACGCCTGACTTGCGTGGACGACACCGGTGTGGCAAAGTTACATAACAAAACATGTAAAGCGACTAGCTGGATGCCATTCTATGAGCTATACCAGTGGCCATGTTACCCGTGAAAATAGCATATGACCACGCAAAGGACAAGTGACAACCTCACCATGTGATGCCGGTCTTGACCACCATTAACTTATCCTCCACTTTTTTAAGTTTTCTTCCATCAAGTTTCTTTTGGGGAAGCTTCACTTCTCCATGTCAAATAAGGTTACAATTTAGTCACACGAGCTTGTTGAAAAAGTTACCCCATCCTTTTCAAAAGGAAAATTTTGCATGCAATCAGAGAATGACAGTTCAGAGTGATTAATTGCATCGAATTATCTCCTCAAACTCAAATGGTAAATTTTAACACTTTGCTTGACTGGTTTTCTGACGAATCTTGCCATTCAGAACGGATCCAGTTACTTTGGAGCGCTGGTTGGACGAGTAGCCAACAGGGTTGCCAAGGCGCGCTTCGTGCTCGATGGAAAAGTCTACCACCTATATGCCAACGATGGCAAGAACGCACTTCATGGTATGTATGCTCCACAGTTTAGATATCTATGTTAATCTGTGAAGCAAACTCATGGTAATATATACAGACAAACAAGTTATTTATTTATCTTGCTCTTGCTCAGGTGGCCATAGGGGCTTCAGTAAGGTTATATGGACGGTGAAGGAATATGTCAGTGGTGGTGACTCCCCACACATCACACTGTACTATCATAGCTTCGACGGAGAACAAGGTAACGATTATTTAGTCTAGATTTGTAGTGCTTTTTTGTTTTCCTGATCTTCAAATATCGGTCACTTTCATGTACTATTGAGCAAATCTGAAGAAAATCTGGATCACTGCTACTGCATATTTGACCACTGACCTTGTGTGTTGTACTCATCTATGGCAATTTAAGAGCTGAAACATCAGACATGATTCTAGTGTAATACAGTAGTATAACCAAAACAAACCTAGAAATCATTAGACCCCATCATGAAGAGTAGCGGTCAAACTCACATTTCAGAAGATCCAGAGCACAGGATGCAAGCTAGGTTCCTTAAGAACAGGAATATATAGTACTCCccctgtaaactaatataagagtgtttagatcactaaatattagtttacggagggagtacttcatagCAAAATTTTGCAGTGTGCATCTAACGACGCAAATACCTGAAGATATTCTTCCGCTTTTAAATGAAACAAAAACTGGCCGAGGCAAATATCCGCCCAAGATCATCTATCAAGCAGCAGTGACCACACCATCATGCCTTCATGTGGACCTGTATGTGCATCATCCACTTGACATGATTGATTATCTTGCTCGGTTGGGtgcttcctttccccctctcttttTGCTATCCAACACAACAGTCCAAGATCATGACCATCTTGACGGCAGAATGGCATCGTGCACGCCGAGAATCTAGTAAAGAAAAAAAAGTAGTTGCAAATGTGTTTGCTCTTATCTTTTCTACAAACGCTGCAAACCGTTCGTGCATGCGCGGTGCAATTGAGCCCGTAGAAAGTTTACAATTTTGTCTCTGTGAATTGCAGGGTTCCCCGGGGCCCTGGACGTGTACGTGACGTACGAGCTGTCGAGCCCGTACGTGCTGAGCGTGCGCATGAACGCGACGGCGCTGGACAAGGCCACGCCGGTGAACCTGGCGCAGCACACGTACTGGAACCTGGGCGGGGAGGGCAGCGGCGACGTCCTGGGCAACACGGTCCAGCTCTTCGCGGCCCGGTACACGCCCGTGGACGCCACGCTCATCCCGACGGGGCAGCTGGCGCCCGTGGCCGGCACGCCCTACGACCTCCGGGCGCCGACCGCCGTGCGCGAGCACCTCCGCCAGGTCGTCGGCGGCAGCAGCAACGGCAGCACCATCTACGGCTACGACATCAACTACGTGGTCGACGGCGACGCGCGCGCGCTGCGCAAGGTGGCGGCCGTCCGGGACGGCGCGTCCGGGCGCGCGCTGGAGCTGTGGGCGGACCAGCCCGGCGTGCAGTTCTACACCGGCAACTTCCTCCAGGACGTCAAGGGGAAGGGCGGCAGCGTGTACGGGCAGTACGGCGCGCTGTGCCTCGAGACGCAGGGGTTCCCCGACGCCGTCAACCACCCGGAGTTCCCGTCGCAGATCGTGAGGCCTGGCCAGGCGGCGTACAAGCATGACATGGTGTTCAAGTTCTCCTTCTAGCTAGAGCTGGTCGACCCAAGGATGGGCATCGCTGTTTAGGCAACTTCAGTCGAGTGACCGTTCTCCTGGATGTTGTGACTCTTTTGGTGTCGGTACTTGGTAGGAAGATCAGCAATAATACTCTCGGGTACGAGTCTATTTTTGCACTGAAAACTGAAAGTTATGGGATGCCCCTAGTGTACGGGTGCGTCGATATATCCCAAACCGTCCTCAACGCCGGTTACAGACACGCCGCGCGTCTCCTTTGTATCCGTTCCGGCCTCACATGTCGGCTGACCAACCATCACACGCGGTCATATTTATTGCGGCCACCTACAACGGGATCCATGCGCCAGTGAGTGGAAGCTAGGGGAGGCCGTCCTTTTTTAATCCACGCgtgccccgagggggggggggggctggcgacAAGCAAACCCTAGCGCCATGGCCTTCTTCAGCGGCAGTGGCAATAGCAAGCTCACCCCGACGCCAGCTCGTCTGGCCATCGCCGCCTGCACGCGTCGTGAGGGAGCGGCTGCACATACCGGTGCACCAGGCACGTTGGCACTGGCAGTATCGGCAGCCGCTGCCATACCCAAATGTCACCCTGCCGCACGACTGTCACCTGGATCCGCGGCGCATCCCGATGCTAACTGTGCCACGGTCGTGTCGGGCTCACGCCGAGGAGGTACGAAGGCGCTTGGATCTCCTGGCGCAGGAGCTGCCTATGTGCCGGACTCTCTTGATTGAGAGGTCTGGTTTGTTCTCGAGCACGAAGAGCAACTTTGTCGTGGCGTCCAACACCACCACATCAACCCCCTCCCCCCATCGGCCCTAGTCGTCAAGCCAGATGAGGAGGAGAGGGTTGCCTATCAGGCCGCGTTGGCGGCGGCCCATGCAGACCTCCATCAAGGAGACCCGGCGAAGGAGGAGGAGTAGGCGGCCTACCAGGCGAGGCTGGCGgaggccctcgtcctgtctatggcCGGGGACTGCGTCGTTCCGCAGTTGCCGCCGAGGATCCCCGAGCCGCCACCAACCGAGCCTATGGCGGAGCGGTACATGTGGACCGGTGGGCTACATGAGTGCGTCAGCGCGGCCCCCATGTGGCTCCGCTCAACGCcgcgcaggaggcggcgtacctcgaGCAGTGGAAGACTCACACGTTGGTGGTTGAGCGGGCAGAgggcgagcgcgaggaggaggaggaggagggccgtgCCCGCGGCCAAGAAGTCCAGCCGACGATGCAGTCAGCGCAACAGGGCGACATGGCCCGGGCCTGGGAGGCGGCATTCCCCTTGGCTGGCCCGGCGTCAGAGTGGGTCGACCTCACCGGCCGCGGGTTGGAGGACGAGGACGCCTAAGAAAGCGGGTGGCTGCGCAAACTTTTTCTAATTATGTTTTATTAATGTTAATGTAAACTTTGGGAGGGGATTgaccggctttaatgtttaattatgtCAAGTTTGAACGTGTTTGTTGTGTTTTTTTGTCCGCATGCAAAAAAATGGGACGGGCCAGCGTTGGATACGTGCGCCGATCCAAATGAAAAAA
The window above is part of the Triticum aestivum cultivar Chinese Spring chromosome 2A, IWGSC CS RefSeq v2.1, whole genome shotgun sequence genome. Proteins encoded here:
- the LOC123189414 gene encoding galactose mutarotase; the protein is MAGAPLLLLLAAVCLACFAPGANAAGRKMVGVYELSKGDFSAKVTNWGATVTSVVFPDSKGNLGDVVLGYDTIGEYVNGSSYFGALVGRVANRVAKARFVLDGKVYHLYANDGKNALHGGHRGFSKVIWTVKEYVSGGDSPHITLYYHSFDGEQGFPGALDVYVTYELSSPYVLSVRMNATALDKATPVNLAQHTYWNLGGEGSGDVLGNTVQLFAARYTPVDATLIPTGQLAPVAGTPYDLRAPTAVREHLRQVVGGSSNGSTIYGYDINYVVDGDARALRKVAAVRDGASGRALELWADQPGVQFYTGNFLQDVKGKGGSVYGQYGALCLETQGFPDAVNHPEFPSQIVRPGQAAYKHDMVFKFSF